In Fragaria vesca subsp. vesca linkage group LG5, FraVesHawaii_1.0, whole genome shotgun sequence, the genomic stretch TTCCCACAAAAACCCCAAGTTTCCCGCAGATCAACACAATTAAGCACGACAATACGCAGATCAGAGCAAAACTAAGCAAGAATTAACCTAATTAAATCTAACAAAATCGATCAGCCATAAAATTAACCACAAATGACAGAAACTAAACTAAATAAAAAAAATAAAAAAAAATAAAATTAAAGATCGGAGAAGTTACCTTGCGAAATTGGATTGGGGCCTATAGGAGAGAAGGAGGGACGAGAGAGCAGTTGAGGCGCCAAAAATAGAAGAGCGATAAAGTCTCTGCGATGGTGGGAAGTGAAAGAAGGAATGAAGAAGGAAGAAGAAGGTTCGAAGTTTTTCCGAATTGAATTTGTGTTTAAGATCCTAATTCCACGCTGGCGGGCTCACTACTACTTGTTTGTTATTTATATAATCTCTCTCTCCTCTTTCTCTGTCTGGGTTCGTTGTATGATTGTCAAGTGAGTACAGATGTCCGGAACGGACGGTTGGATTGCGATTGGGAATTAGGTGTTTGGTTTGGACTAGATTTTGGGCTAATAACGGTGATGAGCCTAGCCCGTTTTTAAAAATGTGGTATTTGTGAAGAGTGAAAGGGTTCCTTAGGCGACGAGGAGAAGAGTTGTGATCAGTGTCGGATTCGTTTTAGTGTTTGATCGTGATCGTTATTGGATTCTTCAAGACATGTTGTATATGTTGTCTGAAGTTTGAATCATTTTCTCTCGTTTAGTTGAGAACTAATCGAGTTACAAGACGGGTACCTAAAATCGGATCTGAATAACTAAGTATCAAATTCAATTCATGTAATCCTTTTAAAAAAAAAAATCAATTCATGTAGTGTAGTGGGTGGTGATGCATCATACACCTGTTGCCATTGGGGTTGTGCGTCCATTAAGAGACTTTTGACTAATGAAGAACATACAATAACACAGCCCACTTTGTTTGATTCAGTAGGACCTTTTGACGTATCCCATCAAGGAATGGAAAATAGATTAAGGAATGCAATTGATTGATCCAGAAAAATAGATCCATCCGAGCTAGCTTGTTTCATATTCTCTAGATATAGTGATAAGAGGCATTTATCCTTATAAAACTTGGGGTTTAGGATTTAGGGTTTTAGAGTTTCTTATATTTGACTTTCTGAATATAAGATAATGTGTTCTCTTTCTAAGCAAATTAGAACCCTCAGTTGGTTGAGTTTGTTAATTTCTCTGTTTTAACTTGTTGGGTTTCCCCTAGTTTCTCTTGCGGCAACTATTAAGTTTGAATGAACCAAACTACACGGCGAGCGGCGATTGAAACCAGATTTTATGATAGTCAAGTCATCACCAACCATTTTGAAGGCGTAGGTCTATAAACTTTTCAATCAGTTTTGGTTGTCAGCTAGTTTGGCCAGCTGAACTCTTCTGGTTAAAGAGTGTATATGTACGTAGTTGGACCCTAGCTATCACACTATTAATCGATCACATTACTAATTGCTTGGACGTACTCCTGAATAAACCACATACTTAAAGATCAAGGCAACTATATTGGTTGAAAAGGGAAAACCGGTTCCATGACAATGATGGTTGAAACAATTTTAGATATTTCAGTTGCACATATCGATCACATCAATGGTTTACTAACTGTGTACCTAATCTGCATAATACGTATTACGTACCGTATTAACTTTATCGATGGCTAATACCATTCATTTTCGTTTTTTCTATATGAGTTGATTTTAATTTTTAACATAATGTTAATGTATGATCATGTGGTTGGTTAGAGCATCTCCAACAGCTTCCCCATTTTCTTGAACTTCTCAATTTTGGAGAATATAGAGCTCTTTTTAGGTCCAACAGCTTCCCCATCCCATTCCCTAAAATGGGGATAAAGAAGAAAAAGAAGCCTTCATTCCCAAAATTTGCAGCAAAGCCTTCTTTCCCCAAAATTAAATTCTTCACGTACTCCAACAAATTTAAAATAACAATAAAATATTTGATTGGATAGTTTATTGTTACAATGAAATATATAATGTTTTTTTGTTATAATTCATGATGATATATTATATTTTATTGTTGTATTAAATGCCGAAATCTCCAAAATAGAGAATTTGTTGGATTTTGATCATAATTTTTTTGGAGAATTTAGCTTTTGCTTCCCCATTTTAGAGAAATTTTGAGGAAGCTGTTGGAGATGCTCTTAGTGAGTGTATAAAACGCTAAAACTAATATGTTCTTTGCCCATACGGCATTATTTCTTAAATGGACGGATCGATACAGTTACTTGTAAACATATCAGTAATATAAGATTAACATATCATCAGCATATGATCTATTCTTCACGATGAACAACTCGTAATATTTTTGTTTACGAGACTTCTCGTTGTAATATTTTAGTTTTCTAATCGAGAAAAAACAACTCGTAATATTTTAGATTTTCTTTGCTCATTGTCAATATGTATTCATTAGAAGATTTTTGTCATATATATCAGATTCAGATATATGTTCAAGGATACCAATCCATTCAACATGATTTATTAATCAGTTGTGGTAAATGACATACAGTGTCAGGCAGATATATTGTAGACAACATTGCGAGTATAATATATCTGTGAATTATCTTCGTCTTCTTGCACACATTCAAACACATTAGTACAAATATCAAGTATCAAGAATCTGTATAACACAATTTCTTAATTCTGAAGCATAGCAATCTGCAGGATGGTCTTTATAGTCATCTATCTGATTCTGACCTGCAGAAGTTAGAATAGAGAGGACACCGGTGACCGGTCGATATTATTAATTCCTAGCTCTCTGCAGATTATTCAAACTACTGAATTTGAGTCATGGAGTGATATAATAACTGACTGCAGCTTTGGAAAAGTAAGTAATGGATATATATGTATTGGCGTGGAACACAAGCCATGCAATGCAGCATGACCTGCATTATCCTCAGTGAAGATGCTCTCGTGTTCTTGTTTCTAAACCCCAAGTTCTTTCAGACCCTACTTGTCATATAGTCCAATAGTTTTACCAGGAAAATAAGGAGCAGCTGTGATCCAAGTGAACAAAATCATCGAGCTAGATAAGATAGTTTAGACTGTTTAGCAAACAATTTACAATTCAATTCTGAAGTCTATGATATGCCATATATTAACTAGCTAGGTACCCAATATAAGTTTTAGGATTAGTCGCAACTCGCAAGGAATGCAACTTTCCAGATGTTCATTATGAATATGAGGGAACTTCTAATCTTGAAAAGTTTACAATGAAGAGATCGAGTATATTGATCATACTAGAATAAAAGTGTGCAAAGAAAAAATGAACAAAACCTATGTGAGTTTTCAGTTTTTGAATATAATAAACAATTTCGTTCATTTGTTCACGGTTAGGAGACGTTTATATCAATCTGCTGCATACTCACGAAAGATCAAAATGTCTAGAAATGCTCTCAGTTAAAGCCTACAACACTTGATATGTTACTATCCCTATCTAAATCTAATATAGTGGTTTTACTGGTTGTATGTAGATCTTAATTGGTGTACAACTAAGTAAAATTGGAATTTAAACAAAGAATAGTCTTATATCAAATGTTTAAGTAAGAAACAAGAAAATTAAGCTACCTCCTTGCTTTTTTTTTTAACAGAGAATGATCATCCACTAAGAATGATTTGTTGAATGAACACAGACCATGCTACCTCCTTACTTCTATCAAATCTCGGGGTGGTTATATATATGAGGCGGAGTAACCAATTTCTTAGTAGCCTTTTTGTGAAACTTTATTCTTGCTTACCAAAGACATACCTTTCCTCTTCCACTACTAGAAAAATCTACAGTAGCCACCATTTATGGATACACTTTTCTAACCGTATCACTTGAGTAGAGCAAATGACACCCTTTTACTTTTTTGGTATTCTTTGTTTTATGGATACTGATAACCATAACAAGATAATTTCATATTGTAATTAAAGACAAAAATCCGTACTCATTGCTAAATAAAATATTAAATTTATGTATTAAATTAGATATTCAAATAAAAGTTTTATATAGATACAGTCAAGGTGTGCAGTAATATTATCCAACTAACTATTAATTTTTAAAAATTTAGAAATTATTAATCATTTCCTTGTAAAACTAAAGTAATATTAATATGATGAGATTTGGATACGCAAGTCTGTATTAATAGCAGAAAATAATAAGATTTCATTAAAATTAATTCAAATAATCCAATTAAAGAAACATTATATTTCAAATAATGATATTTCTATNNNNNNNNNNNNNNNNNNNNNNNNNNNNNNNNNNNNNNNNNNNNNNNNNNNNNNNNNNNNNNNNNNNNNNNNNNNNNNNNNNNNNNNNNNNNNNNNNNNNNNNNNNNNNNNNNNNNNNNNNNNNNNNNNNNNNNNNNNNNNNNNNNNNNNNNNNNNNNNNNNNNNNNNNNNNNNNNNNNNNNNNNNNNNNNNNNNNNNNNNNNNNNNNNNNNNNNNNNNNNNNNNNNNNNNNNNNNNNNNNNNNNNNNNNNNNNNNNNNNNNNNNNNNNNNNNNNNNNNNNNNNNNNNNNNNNNNNNNNNNNNNNNNNNNNNNNNNNNNNNNNNNNNNNNNNNNNNNNNNNNNNNNNNNNNNNNNNNNNNNNNNNNNNNNNNNNNNNNNNNNNNNNNNNNNNNNNNNNNNNNNNNNNNNNNNNNNNNNNNNNNNNNNNNNNNNNNNNNNNNNNNNNNNNNNNNNNNNNNNNNNNNNNNNNNNNNNNNNNNNNNNNNNNNNNNNNNNNNNNNNNNNNNNNNNNNNNNNNNNNNNNNNNNNNNNNNNNNNNNNNNNNNNNNNNNNNNNNNNNNNNNNNNNNNNNNNNNNNNNNNNNNNNNNNNNNNNNNNNNNNNNNNNNNNNNNNNNNNNNNNNNNNNNNNNNNNNNNNNNNNNNNNNNNNNNNNNNNNNNNNNNNNNNNNNNNNNNNNNNNNNNNNNNNNGAGAGAGAGAGAGACGGCGGCGGCGGCGAAGAGAAAGAACGAAGAGAGAGAGAAGAACGGAGCTCTCGGTTTCCGGTGCCGGCAACTTGATCGAATGAAAATAAATTAGATATAAATTATTTAATAAATTTGGAGTAAATGGATAATAAAATGAAAAAGGAAGAAATGGGAAATGATAATTAAGAAAAAATAAAATGAAGAAATAAAAAGTAAAAGAAAATGAAAATTAAGAAAAAAATAGAAAAAAATATTTACACTATTTTAAATAAAATTAAAAACAGAGACACCAAAGTTAAAAGCGTGGCCTTTGGTTAGTGGCACCTGCAATAGAGAATACCCTTTTTCATTCCGTGGCTGCACCGTACCTAATGACTTTTAGATACGGTTATTTGTATCCTATAAAGCAATATGTACAGAAAAATTACAGTATCCTATAAGGCTTATGCTAGTAGTGTTCAGAGCAATGATAGTCTCCTCCAATCGCAAAGAATCTCAATTCTTTGAGTCAAAAGTATATTAGACCCATTTAAGAACAATGAAACCTATCTAATTAAATTTTGAGCTTTTGATGAAGATAAAAAGCTAAATTTTGCGGAGCCAGACAAATAAATCAATAGGGGCACAAAAAAATTTTGCGGCTAAATTTTACGAACATATATATATGTATAGGGTCCGGTTCAAGGGACATTAAATTTGACACAAATTTTGACACTAATTGTTAACCATTAGATTTTAAAACAATGAATGGTCTAGATTAATCCTAAATATGATGTCAACATATTACTAATTGATGTGGCAAGTGACGTGGTATTACTTAGTTTAATAACAAATCAAATTAAAAGAAAAGAAGGAAAAATCACACTTTAAAATCCGGAAAACGAAGAACAAGATCGACAGAAAAAAAAACCCCTAATTTCCAAACTTTTTTGGTATTTGCAGACACTAACTTTGAGTTGTTGTAATGTTCTCCCAAAGAGTATACGTACTAGGGCTTCTTCTATTCATTATATTCTTGATCTGTAGGTTCGATCATCACAAGAAGAATTTCATATATATTTGATATATATGTCTAACAACACCAAATTTCCGATTCGAGTAAATACAAAATCATCACAAAAATTTGAGCCAAGGATTCAAATCCGATGGAATGGATGATAATATCCGGCAAGTGGCGACTTTGTTATTTTACCAAGGAATTAAGCTAAAGTAAATTAGAGTGAGGATTTTGCTACTGTGTTTGATGTATGCTAAACTGAAACAAAAGAAAGACAAATGTACGATCTTGTTCTTCTTCTTTTATTCTGTAAAAATTGGATTTTGTTTTCTAGATTTTAAAATGTGATTTTTCCTTCTTTTCTTTTAATTTGATTTGTTATTAAACTAGGTAATGTGACGTCACTTGCCACATCAATTAGTAATATACTGACATCATATTTAGGATTGATCTAGACTAATCATTGTTTTAAAATCTAATGGTCAACAATTAGTGTCAAAATTTATGTTAAATTTAATGTCCTTTGAACCGGACCCGTATATATATATACGCACAACTATAAGCATTACCTGTGGCTAACTTGTGTGTACAAAAATTAAAGTTTGCAAACCCAGAATTTTTCTACATAATCTACATAGCTCCCAACCCACACTTAAAAGTTCACATTGTTCACTGTGTTCATTCTTCAGGTTAAAAATATCCCATTAATTCAAATTAATAATGACTTTTGTCTTGGTCTAGAGTTTTTTTTGTGGAAATTGAGAGACAGTCCAAAAACCCAATCTAAAAAGCTAAAGCCTAAATACAAGAAATAGAACTATAGAAAAGAAACTAGGCATCCTTCCGAGGAGAAGCAGAAGAAGATGAATTGTTGTGGGGGCACAAAGAAGATTAGCTAATGAAATTCAATATTTCACTGGGGGCACAGGCCCCCACTGGTCCTTCATTTGGCTCCGCCACTGGCTGGGTGGTCGATTATCACGGTGCTGGACTGGTGGCCTTCTTAAATAGGGCAGAATCGGGAAGTTTTCGAGACATCTAGCGGCGCCTAAGCGACATTTAACAAGGATTTTAGAATCTCGTTTATTAATCACTTAATACAATTTGTTATTTCAAGACTTTAAAGTCCAGCGTTATTATCTATTGTCACGCGAAAAAGATATCGTATACTATAAAATGATGTAAATCACGAGCATAAAAGATTGTAATTCTCAAGTCTCAACTAACCTTTTTGGACTCAACAATGTCATGATATCACATATCAACACACCACCACAAATCAAAACCTCCCACGTACACCTTCCCAAAAATGCAGCTTCCAATACGTCCTCCTCTTTATACCCACCACCTATTTCCGCTCTTCTTCTTCACTACCTCCCGTTCTCTCCACCAATTCCCAACCCCCCTCTGAATGTACGACTCCGAGTGAACCCAGGCACCACCACCGGAGCCACCACCCCCATCTTGACCCTCCCCCCACCCAACACCCCTCAACCGGAGCACCGTGTTGATCCATCACCGGTGGCAGCGTTGATGGGTCAGCCCGTGATCCAGACCCTCACGTTCTGGCTCTCGGAGCACCCATCAATCGTCGGGTTCCGTTGGTCCCACGCCCACTCCTGGGGCTCCACCTGGTCCTTCCTCTTCACCGCCATCTCCCTCTACCTCCTCCTCTCCCTCCTCCTCCACCTCCTCCTCTCCCTCCTCCGCCGCCCCGTCCCTCTCGGCCCCCTCCCCGCTTTCCACTCCCTCCTCATGACCCTCCTCTCCTTCACCATCTTCGCCGGCATCACCCTCTCCTCCGTAGCCGAAATCCGCGATACCCGCTGGTTCTGGCGCCGCTCCAAAACCCCCTTCCAATGGCTCCTCTGCTTCCCTCTCGGCACTCGCCCCTCGGGTCGGGTCTTCTTCTGGTCCTACATCTACTACCTCTCTCGCTTCTTGCACATGATCCGGACGTTCTTTACGATCCTCCGCCGCGGGAAGCTAGTCCCCTTTCAGCTCTTCAACCACTCCATCCTCACATTCATGGCCTTCATCTGGTTGGAATTCTCGCAGTCGTTTCAAGTGCTGGCTATACTTTCGACAACTTTGGTGTACGCTGTTGTGTATGCGTATAGATTCTGGATTGCGATCGGGCTGCCAAGAGCGTGTTTTGCGTTCGTGGTGAACTGCCAGATGCTGCTGCTGGGGTGCAATGTGGCCTGCCATGTTGGCGTTCTGATGATGCATTTTATGAAAGGAGGGTGTAATGGGATCGGGGCGTGGGGGTTCAATTCGGTGCTGAATGCGGTGATTCTGCTGTTGTTTTTGAACTTCTATGTGAAGATTCATTGGGGTTATGGGAAGGCGGCGTTGGCTAAAGTGGAGGAGGCGGAAGCGAAGGCGGAGGAGGAGGAGCAGGTTAGAGCGAAGGACAAAGTGATTTGAAGGAAGGGGGGTTTCACATATGATGTAAGTGGTGTAGTGGGTAAAAAGAAAGTTTTGTTCTTGGGGAGGGGGGTGTTAAAGTTTTGGTTCGAGTGTTACACATGGTTTAGTAGGGAAATGAGGTTGAGTTGAGTTGAGTTTACATGTCTCGGGAGGTAGAGTTTATGTTTGATGGTTATGGATGTCGCTTGTGATTCAGGAGTAAAAATATTAGTGAGAATTACGAATCAAATTTTTCAAATTTGTTTTGCTGGGTTTGAGTAGTGCTGAGAGTAGTAGTAGTTATAGTGTGTTTTTAGCTATACATGTTCGTTTTTCACGCTTTTTATTAGTTTTTACTGCGTGCTAATGGAGGCAATGTAAATAGAGTGCTGCTCATCTTGTATATATAAGATCATAGTCCTAGGTTGTGAGATGAATCTTATCTGTGATTGCTATCTGTGCCTCCTAGTATTCAAAATCTGAAACTCATAACATGTATGTGAGTATGTCCCTCATTTTGATCGTCAATCTAACTGGTAACTCTGACTATTGATACTGTTGCTTCGAATAAGTTGCTCTTGAGCACGCTCAGAATCTCTGCGAATTGTGATCTGTATTGTCTCTCAATCACAATGAAATTAATTCTGTCCTATAAGCCGAGTACTTAACTGTAACCAACACCACTAAGTACGCCATCAACTGAGGCGGGGAGGAGGTATCAACAAGGTGAGCGCAGAAGCGACCCTAGTGTTGCCATACATTCTCCATTTCTCCCCTCAATACATAGAAAGGTCGGTAGAGATGGTACATGTGATTCTAAGCAGATTGCGGAGATTTTGCAACTAGTGCCATACCAGTTCACTTGCAAATCTTGTTGTGTTCTTGTTGGGTGTATTTGGGTGAACCTTTTATACGATTTGCATAAAAACAACCAAATCTTTTTAGAGGGGTAGCACTATGTAAGGCACATCATCAAACAAAAGAAATTTGATGCCACAGTCAAATAATTAAATCAACAAGAAAGCCAATATGGCATTTGGTGTGGTAGTTCGGATTTGGTACCTCATATGAGGCATGCCAGTGATTTGGCGTATGACTACTTCTTTAGATTAGAACTTAGAAGCACCAAACGTGTGCCTTTTCATAAGGGCATTCGTAATGTGTTGGCCTTTGAGCTCATAAAATGTGGAGTTCCATGCTTTCCATGCTTCATGACAGTTTTGGCATTTAGAGCTTTCAAATTTTCAATATGCCTTCAACATGATCTCTATAGTCTTATTCACTGATCGGTGGTGCTTGATTGTTGTTAAATATAGATCAAACCGTGGAAAATAATAAGGCAGTTGGAATTAATATTTTCTTTAGTATTATCCATAGTCGATTGACTCGATTCTAGATCTAATGGTAGTTGAACACAACAGAGAAATATGTAAAATTAGGGTTCTTGCAAGTTCAAGTTAAACATATGAATAATTGGCTTCGACTTTGGGTAACAAAGAGTACAAGGAGGACCTCCGATCCTTTGTGGTGTGAGGCAGTGAGGGTGTATTTCTTGGCAGTGAGGGTGTCCTCCATACATTGGAGCTGAGGACTTCAATCTATACAGGCTAACAAGTGAGGCAGGCTTATTGAAAGAAAATTACTAATCCTTAGTTTGGCAGACATGTCTTCCAGAATCGGAGGTCCTCCAAGCAATCGTGAAAGCCAAAAAACATCATGGTAGCAGGGTCAGAGAATCAAAGTGATCACTTGCTGGGCAAGTGGGCATTCACGGTGCCAAGGTGGAAGAACCACCAAAAGATTTCCTCTTCAACCCACCGGAATACTGAGTCTTCTTAATTAGCTCCCTGAATGCCTTCTTTGTTGAACACTTATTTGACCTTATAACAACCAACACTATCTTTTCCGGCCGTTGTATGATCTCTATAGCAGAGGCTGATCTCTACTACTCCCCCGTTATTTTAGGCCTGAGCTTCACTTTGATCCTGCCCTGTGTTGTGTTGCTAATTCTCCTGGAGTTAATCGTTAACCTGCATGTGTTTGTGAGGATGGTACGTTGGGTTTGCTGCGGCTGCGTTTGAGATTAATGTTTCTTTTCTTCTTGTTGTTGTTGCAGCAACATGACCTATATTCTCAGTTATATCACTACAACTATATATATATGCAGCTAAAGCTTCTGCTCCATGACCTGTTTTACCAAGCATGTCATTCAGAGTACTAGACAATAATTAAATGTCCTTATACATTGGGAAAGTTTAATCAAATTTTCAGCACAACAATACCTAGAACTTGTTTAAAAAAAACAAAAACCCTACGTACAACTGCCTTAGTACGCCAACTAATTTCACAACACACAAATGTGAGTTTCATTTAGATTTTAGAGTACAACAAACAACAAAATCAAACCATCTGATGATCTGATCCACCACAATCCCTACTCCTTGAAAGTTGAAAGCATAATCTTCACCCTTTTTTTCCTACTCTTGAATCCGCGATAAGCAGCAGTCTTCAGTGGGCTCAGTGATGCCAGACTGAGCAGAGGAGCCATTCTTGTTACCACAACATTTGCAGACTTCATATTACCACAACATTTCGCAAAAAGATCCATATTAGTGATAGTTTCCAACCATCTCTTGGTGGTTGGAGTAATCCGGCCAATAAGTTTATGATACTCTCTGCATCTTGTGTTATCCTACAACAAAACCGTTGAAAGTACGTACGGGATTATGTATATACCATGCACACGCATTTTCGGCCAATAATACATTAAGAAAATCAAACTTTTCCTTTCA encodes the following:
- the LOC101294269 gene encoding uncharacterized protein LOC101294269; protein product: MGQPVIQTLTFWLSEHPSIVGFRWSHAHSWGSTWSFLFTAISLYLLLSLLLHLLLSLLRRPVPLGPLPAFHSLLMTLLSFTIFAGITLSSVAEIRDTRWFWRRSKTPFQWLLCFPLGTRPSGRVFFWSYIYYLSRFLHMIRTFFTILRRGKLVPFQLFNHSILTFMAFIWLEFSQSFQVLAILSTTLVYAVVYAYRFWIAIGLPRACFAFVVNCQMLLLGCNVACHVGVLMMHFMKGGCNGIGAWGFNSVLNAVILLLFLNFYVKIHWGYGKAALAKVEEAEAKAEEEEQVRAKDKVI